A stretch of Malus sylvestris chromosome 11, drMalSylv7.2, whole genome shotgun sequence DNA encodes these proteins:
- the LOC126589708 gene encoding indole-3-acetate O-methyltransferase 1-like isoform X1, giving the protein MAWLRHLLLRPLLQGPLQCLFKIWNLLLWLSQRVFSSPNHTTMASSGHQVVSDMKVQNLNKGKGEASPANNSESQGDNVVVSSIKLEKIFSMKGGKGESSYANNSQAQAIHARSMLHLLKETLDSVQLSSPEVPFVAVDLGCSSGSNTIYIIDVIIEHMTKRYEALGCDPPEFSAFFSDLPSNDFNTLFQLIPPMANHGGSMEETLATDNHRSYFAAAVPGSFYRRLFPSRSVDLFHSAFCLHWLSQVPESVLDKRSAAYNKGRVFIHGANESTAIAYKKQFQTDLASFLRSRAKELKKGGSMFLVCLGRTTVDPTDESGPGLLFGTHFQDAWDDLVQEGLITSEKRDSFNIPVYASSLHDFKEVVEADGSFTINKLEIFKGGSPLVVSQPDDAAEVGRALANSCRSVAGVLVDAHIGDHLGNELFSRVEKRGTSQAKELLEKLQFFHIVASLSLA; this is encoded by the exons ATGGCATGGTTAAGGCATTTGCTTTTGCGCCCACTTCTGCAGGGCCCTTTGCAGTGTTTGTTCAAAATTTGGAACTTGCTTCTCTGGCTTTCTCAAAG GGTTTTTTCTTCCCCGAACCATACAACTATGGCTTCCAGTGGACACCAAGTTGTTTCTGATATGAAGGTTCAGAACTTGAACAAAGGCAAAGGAGAGGCCAGCCCTGCCAACAATTCCGAATCCCAG GGAGACAACGTCGTAGTTTCTAGTATAAAGCTCGAGAAGATATTTAGCATGAAAGGAGGCAAAGGAGAGTCCAGCTATGCCAACAATTCCCAAGCCCAG GCCATACATGCAAGATCTATGCTTCACCtgctaaaagaaaccctagacAGTGTGCAACTGAGCTCTCCAGAAGTGCCATTTGTGGCTGTGGATCTTGGATGCTCAAGCGGAAGCAACACCATCTACATAATAGATGTGATCATCGAACACATGACCAAGCGCTATGAGGCCTTGGGATGTGACCCTCCTGAGTTCTCTGCATTTTTCTCTGATCTCCCCAGCAATGATTTCAACACGCTGTTCCAGCTCATCCCTCCTATGGCCAACCATGGCGGAAGCATGGAGGAAACGCTTGCCACTGACAACCACCGCTCCTACTTTGCTGCTGCCGTCCCAGGTTCATTTTACCGGCGGCTCTTCCCATCGAGGTCCGTTGACCTTTTTCACTCGGCGTTCTGCTTGCATTGGCTCTCTCAG GTCCCAGAGAGTGTGCTGGACAAGAGATCAGCAGCCTACAACAAAGGAAGGGTGTTTATTCATGGGGCAAATGAGAGCACAGCTATTGCCTACAAGAAGCAGTTCCAGACAGACTTGGCAAGCTTTCTCAGGTCCAGAGCCAAGGAGCTCAAGAAGGGAGGCTCCATGTTTCTTGTTTGCTTGGGTAGGACCACAGTGGACCCCACTGACGAAAGTGGCCCAGGCCTTCTCTTTGGGACCCACTTTCAGGATGCTTGGGATGATCTTGTCCAAGAG GGACTTATCACTAGTGAGAAACGTGACAGTTTCAACATTCCTGTGTATGCATCAAGTTTACATGACTTCAAGGAAGTAGTGGAAGCCGATGGCTCATTCACCATAAACAAGCTCGAGATTTTTAAAGGAGGAAGTCCCCTTGTTGTGAGCCAACCTGATGATGCCGCTGAAGTCGGTCGAGCCCTTGCCAACAGCTGTAGGAGCGTTGCTGGAGTCCTCGTCGATGCACACATCGGTGACCACCTTGGCAATGAGTTGTTCTCAAGGGTGGAGAAAAGGGGCACAAGCCAAGCCAAAGAGCTACTGGAGAAGTTGCAATTCTTTCACATAGTGGCCTCACTTTCTCTTGCTTAA
- the LOC126589708 gene encoding indole-3-acetate O-methyltransferase 1-like isoform X2 produces the protein MASSGHQVVSDMKVQNLNKGKGEASPANNSESQGDNVVVSSIKLEKIFSMKGGKGESSYANNSQAQAIHARSMLHLLKETLDSVQLSSPEVPFVAVDLGCSSGSNTIYIIDVIIEHMTKRYEALGCDPPEFSAFFSDLPSNDFNTLFQLIPPMANHGGSMEETLATDNHRSYFAAAVPGSFYRRLFPSRSVDLFHSAFCLHWLSQVPESVLDKRSAAYNKGRVFIHGANESTAIAYKKQFQTDLASFLRSRAKELKKGGSMFLVCLGRTTVDPTDESGPGLLFGTHFQDAWDDLVQEGLITSEKRDSFNIPVYASSLHDFKEVVEADGSFTINKLEIFKGGSPLVVSQPDDAAEVGRALANSCRSVAGVLVDAHIGDHLGNELFSRVEKRGTSQAKELLEKLQFFHIVASLSLA, from the exons ATGGCTTCCAGTGGACACCAAGTTGTTTCTGATATGAAGGTTCAGAACTTGAACAAAGGCAAAGGAGAGGCCAGCCCTGCCAACAATTCCGAATCCCAG GGAGACAACGTCGTAGTTTCTAGTATAAAGCTCGAGAAGATATTTAGCATGAAAGGAGGCAAAGGAGAGTCCAGCTATGCCAACAATTCCCAAGCCCAG GCCATACATGCAAGATCTATGCTTCACCtgctaaaagaaaccctagacAGTGTGCAACTGAGCTCTCCAGAAGTGCCATTTGTGGCTGTGGATCTTGGATGCTCAAGCGGAAGCAACACCATCTACATAATAGATGTGATCATCGAACACATGACCAAGCGCTATGAGGCCTTGGGATGTGACCCTCCTGAGTTCTCTGCATTTTTCTCTGATCTCCCCAGCAATGATTTCAACACGCTGTTCCAGCTCATCCCTCCTATGGCCAACCATGGCGGAAGCATGGAGGAAACGCTTGCCACTGACAACCACCGCTCCTACTTTGCTGCTGCCGTCCCAGGTTCATTTTACCGGCGGCTCTTCCCATCGAGGTCCGTTGACCTTTTTCACTCGGCGTTCTGCTTGCATTGGCTCTCTCAG GTCCCAGAGAGTGTGCTGGACAAGAGATCAGCAGCCTACAACAAAGGAAGGGTGTTTATTCATGGGGCAAATGAGAGCACAGCTATTGCCTACAAGAAGCAGTTCCAGACAGACTTGGCAAGCTTTCTCAGGTCCAGAGCCAAGGAGCTCAAGAAGGGAGGCTCCATGTTTCTTGTTTGCTTGGGTAGGACCACAGTGGACCCCACTGACGAAAGTGGCCCAGGCCTTCTCTTTGGGACCCACTTTCAGGATGCTTGGGATGATCTTGTCCAAGAG GGACTTATCACTAGTGAGAAACGTGACAGTTTCAACATTCCTGTGTATGCATCAAGTTTACATGACTTCAAGGAAGTAGTGGAAGCCGATGGCTCATTCACCATAAACAAGCTCGAGATTTTTAAAGGAGGAAGTCCCCTTGTTGTGAGCCAACCTGATGATGCCGCTGAAGTCGGTCGAGCCCTTGCCAACAGCTGTAGGAGCGTTGCTGGAGTCCTCGTCGATGCACACATCGGTGACCACCTTGGCAATGAGTTGTTCTCAAGGGTGGAGAAAAGGGGCACAAGCCAAGCCAAAGAGCTACTGGAGAAGTTGCAATTCTTTCACATAGTGGCCTCACTTTCTCTTGCTTAA